The genomic segment aagaattcaagatagGATTAGGATAAATTTAAAAGGTGTGAGGTTTAAGGATGAGATTAGAGAGCTTAGTACGAGCTTAGAGAGTGAGCTTGATCAAGTTAGGAGCTTGGTAAAGGAGGTCGAAGCTAAACAGTTTCAGCTGACGGCATATAGAAGTACTAGTATAAATGATGGTAGTGTTACTACGGTGCCTGGTGGTTCTATTAGCTCTTATAGTCATTCCCAGTATAACATGGATAATGGTGTGATCAAGAATAGGTCTTTAGTGCGAATGAATTCAGATGTGCGTTCTGTGGGGCACATTGGATCGAGGCCATTCCAGCGACCTAGTTTTCTAATTGTGGAAAATAGTAATGGTTCTAGTGACTTTATGGAGAAGGAGAAAAGGACCCCGAAGGCTAATCCGTATTACAGGAATTCAGAGTTTCTCCTCGGTAAGGATAGACTGCCGCCtgaaagcaataaaagaatgagGCCTAATGGGTCTGGGAAGAAGCATAGTGGTGATTCGGAGAACGGTTTTGGGTTTGGCTTTGATAAGCATAGACTTCAGGTGTTTAGGAATTGTGGCAGTTTGCTTGAGAGGTTAATGAAACACCAGCATGGTTGGGTGTTTAATGAGCCAGTGAACGCGAAAGCTCTTGGGCTGCATGATTATCATGTCATCGTTACTCATCCTATGGATTTGGGCACAATTAAGACTAGGTTATCTCAGAATTGGTACAAGTCTCCAAGGGAATTTGCAGAGGACGTGAGGCTCGTCTTTTATAATGCCATGACTTATAACCCTAAAGGGCAAGATGTTCATGTTATGGCCGAACATTTATCAGAGATTTTCGAAGAGAGATGGGCAGTTATAGAGGCCGAGTATAATTCAGATTGGAGGCACCAAACGTATCATGATGCTGGTACTCCCACTCCCACCTCAAGAAGGACCTCTTTTGCTCCTTCCTTTCTCCACACCCCAGTTACTTCTCATTCTCTTGCTCCAATTGCTCGTCAACTGCAGACTTTGGATAGATCTGAGTCAATGACTAGGCCGGTGAATCCCAGGATGAAGACTTCAAATATAGTTCATGTTGCTAGGACCCCAATTCCTAAGAAACCTAAGGCAAAAGATCCCAATAAGAGAGACATGACGTATGAGGAAAAGCAGAAACTTAGCACAAATCTTCAGGGTTTACCTACAGAAAAGCTTGATGCAATTGTTCAGATCATTAAGAAGAGGAACTCAACACTTAATCAAGACAACGATGAGATTGAAGTAGATATAGATAGTGTTGATGCAGAAACACTCTGGGAGCTTGATAGGTTTGtaacaaatttcaaaaagagttttagCAAGTACAAGAGAAAAGCTGAACTTGCTCTTCGAGCCAGGGAAGTAGCTGCTCAGACTGCTCGAATTGTGGTGAGATTTGTTCTTTAATCCTTCtgttcacccccccccccccccaacaagtAGTCTTTGTGTGTTTGTCTGGTTGAGATGCTTAATGTGTGAAAATTACATTGTAGAACCTTACGTCAGAGGTTGCTGATGCACCGAGAGAAAATGGAACTGGTAAGTGTCTCATAGGAGGAATTGTTGTCTCGGATAGGTTTCAAGATTCATGCGTTAGGTAAAAAATACTCATTATACTTGCTACCTTGTATGAGTAGGTGAGAAGGATACAACTCCTGCTACCCTTGCAGAAGGTGGAAGACCGTTGGGTAGTGCAAGTAGGTCTAGCAGTTCAAGCAGTTCCAGCAGTGATTCAGGCTCATCCTCTAGCGGTAATTATGATACTCTCCTGCAAGTCTCAACACCACATGCATAATGATTGTTCATTGTTTAGCTGATTTTCAGCAAGTTCTTCACAACGTATCTCTAATTTAATTTGCTATACTATCTGCAGATTCTGATAGTGATAGTTCTTCAGCATCTGGATCAGAGGCGGCACATTCACCTAGGACATGATAAGCTCTTCATGTGAGTAAAGACTGATTTAGCTTGTGCAGGTGATCTAGCTAGTCTGTTTCCAGTTTTATGTTGTTAAAAACCTAGTGATAGTTGTCCCAAAAACTTTAATTAAGAAAGGACGAATTGTTCTAATATAATTTAAGCGATCAGCAAATTATGCTTTTTATTACATGAAAAACTCTTTACTTCTAAGGTTCTGCTTGTTTTCCGTGGTGATACTTTAACTTTTTGGGCCTTTTTCTGGCATCAATACAGAACCACCATGTAGATTGGCCATCTAAACGAGGGCATTTCCATAACCATGGTTATCCGTTGCTTCAGCGACTTAGTGATTGTACTGTCATTATGAAGAAGCTGCATAGATACGTCCATAATAAGCTGCATTGATAATGCATAAACATGGCGATAATTACATTTCTAGGACTTGCTGGCGATgtcaaaaacataaataaattcTAATCGAAAAATAGACAAAGAGATGTGTCCCTTGTTCAAGAGTGACGATGGATTAATGTTTTATATTGTAGTAACCACAGCCAAAAGGAGAATTCGAATAGAATTGCAGGATTATTTTTTGCAGTCTCATTGTACTATGGCAGAAAGCATAGAGTGCATTATGTGAATAAACTTTCCTTATTATTCTACGAGGCAAATGAAAAttacacctttttttttttccgtagaAATCTTGTTTTGTATTGCACctaagggtgtggcctagtgatCAATAAAGTGGGATGAAATCATGGGAGACTATGGTTCTAATCCCGGTAGATGCAAGACGC from the Lycium ferocissimum isolate CSIRO_LF1 chromosome 11, AGI_CSIRO_Lferr_CH_V1, whole genome shotgun sequence genome contains:
- the LOC132037142 gene encoding transcription factor GTE4-like isoform X1, with amino-acid sequence MDSNANDLNCRESIRWGDNYKVYTRKRRRKTLENTNTTTADDVAVIQFRDSSRKAEVVVVDVSNDECTRGSELRDPTNVENHRDETQSCNLEVENNNNNGYVVISRIQDSDEHTRGSARDGELQEGSCSRDVENHRDEPESCNLEVENNNNNGYVVISRIQDSDEHTCGSARDGELRDPTEGSSGRDVENHRHETQSCNLEVENNNGYVVKPVISRIQDRIRINLKGVRFKDEIRELSTSLESELDQVRSLVKEVEAKQFQLTAYRSTSINDGSVTTVPGGSISSYSHSQYNMDNGVIKNRSLVRMNSDVRSVGHIGSRPFQRPSFLIVENSNGSSDFMEKEKRTPKANPYYRNSEFLLGKDRLPPESNKRMRPNGSGKKHSGDSENGFGFGFDKHRLQVFRNCGSLLERLMKHQHGWVFNEPVNAKALGLHDYHVIVTHPMDLGTIKTRLSQNWYKSPREFAEDVRLVFYNAMTYNPKGQDVHVMAEHLSEIFEERWAVIEAEYNSDWRHQTYHDAGTPTPTSRRTSFAPSFLHTPVTSHSLAPIARQLQTLDRSESMTRPVNPRMKTSNIVHVARTPIPKKPKAKDPNKRDMTYEEKQKLSTNLQGLPTEKLDAIVQIIKKRNSTLNQDNDEIEVDIDSVDAETLWELDRFVTNFKKSFSKYKRKAELALRAREVAAQTARIVNLTSEVADAPRENGTGEKDTTPATLAEGGRPLGSASRSSSSSSSSSDSGSSSSDSDSDSSSASGSEAAHSPRT
- the LOC132037142 gene encoding transcription factor GTE4-like isoform X2; protein product: MDSNANDLNCRESIRWGDNYKVYTRKRRRKTLENTNTTTADDVAVIQFRDSSRKAEVVVVDVSNDECTRGSELRDPTNVENHRDETQSCNLEVENNNNNGYVVISRIQDSDEHTRGSARDGELQEGSCSRDVENETQSCNLEVENNNGYVVKPVISRIQDRIRINLKGVRFKDEIRELSTSLESELDQVRSLVKEVEAKQFQLTAYRSTSINDGSVTTVPGGSISSYSHSQYNMDNGVIKNRSLVRMNSDVRSVGHIGSRPFQRPSFLIVENSNGSSDFMEKEKRTPKANPYYRNSEFLLGKDRLPPESNKRMRPNGSGKKHSGDSENGFGFGFDKHRLQVFRNCGSLLERLMKHQHGWVFNEPVNAKALGLHDYHVIVTHPMDLGTIKTRLSQNWYKSPREFAEDVRLVFYNAMTYNPKGQDVHVMAEHLSEIFEERWAVIEAEYNSDWRHQTYHDAGTPTPTSRRTSFAPSFLHTPVTSHSLAPIARQLQTLDRSESMTRPVNPRMKTSNIVHVARTPIPKKPKAKDPNKRDMTYEEKQKLSTNLQGLPTEKLDAIVQIIKKRNSTLNQDNDEIEVDIDSVDAETLWELDRFVTNFKKSFSKYKRKAELALRAREVAAQTARIVNLTSEVADAPRENGTGEKDTTPATLAEGGRPLGSASRSSSSSSSSSDSGSSSSDSDSDSSSASGSEAAHSPRT